The Nothobranchius furzeri strain GRZ-AD chromosome 6, NfurGRZ-RIMD1, whole genome shotgun sequence genome includes a region encoding these proteins:
- the soul4 gene encoding heme-binding protein soul4 has product MALISLEDLEGLDDEQLDDDISDNPEPMDEEEGRRLLNHWQTVATTHQVSVPEEMTGPIQEMTRNNQHREPLPFILISRHEKMGEVQYEERLYPAGSWACVIRGENLYEQSISMAFMKLMRFICKENSSGRYLDMTVPVVSSVQVMDDETFQRDVEMAFFLPAEFQSNPPQSSDPDVRVVYREPFRVVARTFFGMTTEETVNRQIRLLWDLLDHRDHLHHDRYMVASYNHPGAPRRRNEIWFIRRDL; this is encoded by the exons ATGGCTCTTATCTCTCTGGAAGATCTCGAGGGGTTGGACGATGAGCAGCTGGATGATGACATCAGCGATAACCCTGAGCCAATGGATGAGGAGGAAGGAAGACGCCTCCTTAATCACTGGCAAACAGTGGCAACCACGCATCAGGTGTCAGTTCCAGAAG AAATGACCGGCCCTATCCAGGAAATGACCCGGAACAACCAGCACAGGGAGCCCCTCCCCTTCATCCTCATCTCCCGCCATGAGAAG ATGGGGGAGGTTCAATACGAGGAGCGGCTCTACCCAGCCGGATCGTGGGCTTGTGTGATCCGAGGAGAAAATCTGTATGAGCAGAGCATCTCCATGGCTTTCATGAAGCTGATGCGCTTCATCTGCAAAGAAAACTCTTCAG GCAGATACCTGGACATGACTGTACCTGTGGTCAGCAGCGTGCAGGTGATGGACGACGAGACGTTTCAGAGAGACGTGGAGATGGCGTTCTTCCTTCCAGCTGAGTTTCAGAGCAATCCCCCTCAGTCCTCCGACCCGGACGTCCGTGTGGTCTACAGGGAGCCGTTCAGGGTGGTTGCAAG GACATTCTTCGGGATGACCACAGAGGAGACGGTGAACCGTCAGATCCGCCTGCTGTGGGACCTCCTGGACCACAGGGACCACTTACATCATGACCGCTACATGGTGGCGTCATACAACCATCCAGGAGCACCGCGGCGCCGCAACGAGATCTGGTTCATCAGGAGAGACCTGTAG